The window AAGATAACATGTATGGAATTGTTAGTAGAAAAAATGGGGAAGTATTATATTTCTATACAAATGAAGATGATAATATCGAATATAAAAAGTTGTTTGAATATGATTCAAAAAAATATATATTAAGATACCCTAACATAAAAAAGTTAGATCAAAACTTGCACATAATATATTATCTTCAAGATATTAGTGATAGAAAGATATGGGCTATGTTTAGCCATTATTTTGATGGAGAGAATTGGATTGAAGGTAATGTGGATTTTGTAGTATCTTATCCAGTAATAAATCCTTTTATCGTAAGTGATAGTGAAGGGACTTTAAATATTTGTTATTTTAATATAGTAAATGGAGTGGAAGAGATATTTACAAGTAGATTTAATTATTCAGCTAAATCATGGACTAAACCATTACAATTAACTAATACAAATAACAAAAAGATATATTTAAATACTTTACAAGACAAGATGAATATATGTCATATTACATGGTCTGAATTTGTTAATGGTAATTTGGTTGTTAAATATACAAATGGATATTTAAAAGAAGGTTTTATAAATGAGTGTAATGTAAAATCATTATCAGAACAATCTAATTGTTCTTTTCCTACACTTATAAAAACTGGTAAAGCTTTATGGTGTATTTGGACTCAAATGAATAAATTATACAATTGTTACTCATTTGATTATGGGAAAACATGGAGTGAACCTGATATAGATGATCAAAGTATAGAAAATGATTTTATAAGATATAAATTTATTTCTAATAATAGTCAAGATTTAAATAACTTTAAATTAGATACAACTTTTGGAACTAATTATCCGAGAATATCTTTCATAGGATTTAAGAATTTAAATAAATAGAATAAAGCCAATTTAAAGGCTTTATTCTATTTACTTAATATTTTCAATTTGCCAGTCTATAGGTTCTTTTTCTATTGAGGTTAGAAATGCATTAGCTTCAGAAAATGGTTTACTTCCTAAGAAACCTCTATGCGCAGATAGTGGACTTGGATGAACAGATTTTATAATAAAGTGTTTTGGATTTTTTATTATTTTAAGTTTTGATTGAGCATTTTTTCCCCATAGTATGAAAACAATAGGATCCTCTCTATCATTTAATAAACTAATTATCTTATCAGTAAAATGTTCCCATCCTATATTCTTATGAGAGTTTGCTTGTCCAGCTCTAACCGTAAGCACAGTATTAAGAAGCATAATTCCTTGATCTGCCCATTTCTTTAAATAACCATTATTAGGAATATAACAGCCTAAATCACTATTAAGCTCCTTGTATATATTTCTAAGGGAAGGAGGAATAGGTACATTTGGATTTACAGAAAAGCTTAGACCGTGTGCTTGGTTAGGGCCATGATATGGATCTTGTCCTAATATAACTATTTTTACATTCTTATATTCTGTATAGTGTAAAGCATTAAATATATCATACATATCTGGATATATAGTTTTGGTTCTATATTCATCTACTAAAAAACTTCTGAGTTTTAGATAGTAATCTTTTTCAAACTCATTTTTTAGTAGATCCTGCCAATCATTTTTTAATATTTGCATATAAATCACCTCAATAAATTATAACATAACAATATCCATATTATTCTTCTTATTTCGTAACTTATGTATTTAAAATGACATAAATTAAATTATAGATATTTAGATATAATTTAATGGTTAAAAGAGGTGTTTTTATGAAGAATATCTTGGTAACTGGATATAATGGGTTTATAGGCAAAAATTTAATAGAAGCGCTTAATAGGACAAAGAATTTAAATATACTCAAATATGGAAAAGATGATACTGAAGATAAGCTAAAAGAATATCTTGAAAAAGCGGACTTTATATATCATATAGCGGGTATTAATGTCTGTAAAAATATATCCGAATTTCAAACAGGGAATGTAGATTTGACCAAATATATGGTTGAAATTCTTAAAAAATTAAATAAAGAGACACCTATACTTATAACATCATCAATTCAAGCTACATTGGATAAGCCATTTGGTATAAGTAAGAAAGAAGCAGAAAATATTATTATAGATTATAGAGAAGAAACAGGGGCAAACGTGTATATATATAGGCTTAGTAATGTATTTGGTAAATGGAGTAAACCTAACTACAATTCACCTGTTGCAACATATTGCAATAATATAAGTAAAGACTTACAAATAACTATGTCTGATAAAAATAGAGAACTTGAGCTTGTATATATAGATGATGTAGTAGATAAGTTTTTGAATCATATATATGAAGCGAGTGATTATATTTACTATAATGTCAATCCAATCTATAGGATAACTATAAAAGAACTTGTAGATAGTATATATAAAATAAGAAAAAATGTAGAGTCTTTGATTATACCGAATATGGAAAGTGATTTTATGAAAAAGCTTTATGCTACTTATATAAGCTTTTTAAATCCTAAGTATTTTTTATACGAATTAAAAGAAGATAAGAGTGAAGAAGGGAAAAGTTGCAAATTTATAAAATCAAAGCAGTTTGGTCAAATATTATTATCAACCACTAATCAAAGGTGCACAAGAGGTAATCACTATCATAATACTAATACTGAGAAAATATGTGTTGTAAAGGGAAGAGCTCTTATAAAATTAAAAAATATAGATACGGATGAAACAATAGAGTATTATTTATCTGATAAAAAATTTGAGGTAATAGACATACCTGTAGGCTACACTCACAGTATAGAAAATTTATTAGATGATGAGTTAATGCTACTTATTTGGGCTAGTCAAATATATGATGATAAAAAAACTGATACTTATTATTATGATATGTAAAAAGAAGGTGGCTTTAACGCCACCTTCTTTGTGTTTTATAAAGAGTAATTATATGAAGTGTAAATATTATAACTGCAGATAAAGTAAATCCATATATAAAGCCATATACATTTATAGAGCTAATAGGAAGTAAGAAGTATATACAAAATAGTTGAACTAACAATCCTATTATATTGTTGATTGTGGCATTATATTCTTTTTCGATAGAATGAAGTATACCTGATAGAGTGTGATTTAATACCATGAAGAAAGTACTTATAGAAATTGCTTTTAAGTATATTCCAGCAAGTTTGCTATTAAATATTAACATACATATTTTCTCACCAAAGAAAAAATATACTAGACTTGAAGAAAATCCTATACATGAAGTCAAAAATATAGAAAAAAATATTTTTTTATTTATTAAGCTATAGTTTTTATTTGGCATTTCTTGAGAAATACTTGGGATCAAGTTTACAACTAATGCTGATGTTAAAGTAAATGGTAAAAATAAAAAAGGAAATACCATACCTGTAATAGTTCCGTAAAGAGACATAGATTGCAAATGAGAGAGACCACTGAGTTCTAGTCTGCTAGGTATTAGTATAGAACTAATAGATTGAATTACAACTGCAAAAACTCTGTTAAATGTTATAGGTAGAGCCATTTTAGTTATGTTATTAATGCTATTTTTAAAATCATTAAGTGTGATAGCGTAAGCATTAGATAGAGTAGGTTCAAAAAACAAGTTTACAATTATAAATAATATATTTACTATTTCTCCAACTGAGATACCTATTAATGCTATTAAAGGATATATAGATTTGTTTTTTATAAATGAAAATAGCATAACTACAAATACCACTCTACCTAGTTGTTCTAATATTTGACCTATGGCTGGAATTTGAACTTTTTTTATACCGTAATAATAGTTTCTTAGTATATTAGATATTGTAATTAATGATATGGCTGGTAGTATACATATTATCAACATTTGAGAATCATTAGAATGTATTAACTTAAATCCGATAAATTTCGAATTGAAAAATACTATTAATGATATTAATATAGATATAAAAAAAGACATATACAGCGTAGAAATAAAAAGTGAATTCATATTATGTTTATTATTCATTTTATTTTCTTTTGAAATAAGGCTATTTAGAGCAACTGGTATACCCGTTGTTGTTAAGCAAACACAAAGCATTAAAAAATGAAAAATCATATGAAAAATACCTAAGCCATTTGCCCCTATTTGCTTTGATAAAAATATTTTATATAAAAAACCTATTATTCTAACTATAAAGTTTGATAAAAAAAGTATAGATGTTGAATATATGAGATTAGGAACCTTCAATTTATCACCTCCTCTTCAAATATATTCTTTAAATTTAGATTTTATAACTATTTTATTTGAAAATATAGCATTTTTAGTTTATATTAGCTTATTTAGAGGGGGGTGAATCTAATAAAAAATAGATATCAGAATGAAAATGAAAGTGAATTTTCGAAAAAAATCTTAAATTCGTAAAAAATATAAAAAAATGCATGAAAAATGAAATATAAAAATTGCAAGATTCAATTGACAAACAATTAAAAAAATGATAAGATATAATTGCAAAGATATAAAGGGGGTATTTTGAATGGAGAATATGAATATGGTTGAATCTAAAATAAATGAAATAGATAATAAATATGAAACTAATATGAAAAAATGTAGAGTAGTAACATGTATTCACTGTGTGGGAGATAAATGCACAAATGAAACTTGTGAAATTTATGAAAGATCATTTATTCAAGAAGGATAAAAAAAGCTGTCTCTCTATAGAATTTACTTTCTATAGAGAGACAGCTTTTTTTGTTTTTGAGGAGGTTATATATGAAAATAATATAATAAAACCACTCAAAAATTTGAGCGGTTTTATTATATTTAACACTTAAATTAGTTTTAATCCTCTATTTTGTAATTAAATGCTCCTTTAAATGGAATACCTCTTGGAGGTGGTACTGTAGTAGTTGTTCTTGTGTTACAACTTGGTCCTGTTATTGTTATTGGTGGATCTTCTGATGGTGGGAAACAATTAGGCCCTCCTTTAACATAAATATTTTTTTCTTCTTTGTCAAAACATCCTTTTACTATAAAAGAAAATTTTCCTCCACTTAAAAAATAAGGTTGAATTTGACTATCAGTAAGTTCATCCCACTTCACTCTGAGTATACCATCGGGAACACAATTGTCATTTCCAGGACCAAATTCAAATGAACCACCTGGCATAATATCTCCATCCATTAAATCTGATACATTGAATTCTGGGCAGAGTTCTAATTCCAAATGACTTATATTATAAGGTAGCTGAGATTCAGGATCTTCTTGAACAGTATAAACCCATTCTTGAATTAACTCACCACTTTCAAGTCTACAATCATTACTTATAAAAGTTATAATATATGCACCTACAGTAGCTTGATCAGGCATCTTATATCCTCCTTATTAAATATATTTAAACTACAATACTTTATTATATTCTTAGAATATATAAATGTTACAAAATGATTATTAAATAATACATTAATAAACACATTAATTTTAACATATAAATTAGTATGAAAATTTAGGAGGAATAGAATAGATGAAAGTAGCAATTTTCACTATGTTTAATGGCTTAGATAGAACATATTCTCTTGTAAATGTAGTGGGTGAACATTTACAAATGTTGCTTGATGCTAATATTAAGACTAAATTATTAGTTAGCGAATGTTGTCCTGATAGTGATAGAACAGGAATATACTTGGATAAAAGGATAGAGTGGGCTAAAGTTATAAATACAGTTGGTGGGGAAGTTATAACGTGGTATGATTACAGTCAACCTAAAGGTGAAGTACATGAAACTTTTTATAAAGAAGTAGATTTAATAGCTAAAGACTTAGTAAATAAGTTATCAGATATAGACGTATGTATAATGCATGATATTCATTTTTTAGGTTGGCACTTGGTTCATAATCTAGCGGTTAGAAAAGCTCAACAAAAATTGCAGAACGTAAAATTTATTGCATTTACACATTCAGTTCCTTTTAATCCTGAGCCGAATTCAAAATGGCCTTTTTCTGCTCGTTATACGCCTATGCCTAAGACTATATATGTTTATCCATCTCAATGTGGAATAAGTGCTCTTGCAAAACAGTATAATGTTAGGGAAGATAATTGCAGTGTAATTAATAATACTTTGAATTTATTGGAAGATATGAGTGATGAAGTAAAAGATATATCTAAAAAAGTTGATTTGTTATCCTCAGATATTCTTATTATTTATCCAGCAAGGCTTACTCCAGGAAAAAGGCAAGAAAAATTAGCGGCCTTAGCTGGAAGTATTAAAAAATCAAGCAAAAAAAGTGTTAAAGTAATTTTTTGTGACTTCCCATCTATGGATATTAAATCTGAATCTTATAAAAACATAATCAGAGAGCTAGGATATAGTTTTGGACTAAATAGTGAAGACATTGTATTTACAACAGATCTAGGATATCCAAATGGTTTTCCTAGAAAAGGAGTATTAGAACTTTTTACATTATCGAATCTATTTATTTGTCCTTCTTATTCAGAGTCTTTTGGATTAATGGTACTTGAAGCAGCAAGTAGAGGGAATTTATTAGTACTAAATCAATCTGTTCCTGCATTAGAAGAATTAGGTAAAAATTTAAATGCTTATTTTATGAAATGGGGAGCAAGAAATTTTGGGTTTAATACAAGAGAAACTTATTATCCTTCTGAACAAGCATATTATGAAAAGCATTCACAAAAAATAGTAAATTTGATTAATAATAACTCTATAATGAATTCAAAAACTATAATAAGACAACGATATAATCCTAAATGGGTTTTTGAAAATCAATTGAAACCATTATTAAAGTAAAAAGTAAAGTTAAAAATAGGACTTAATATTATATTAATTAAATATTCTATTTTCAAATAAAAAATGGACTCAAATTTGAGTCCATTCTTTATTATATATATTTATTCAATACAGTTACAGTTACAATCAGAATCATAATCACAATCTGTCTCAAATTGTTTTATTACTTCTTTAGGGAATAATTTAGGAAAATCATCACAATCACATATTACTTGATTTTCTGTTTGAGGATAACACAGTCCTGTTGTTAACACACAAAGCTGAATAGGAACTTTTATTTTCTTTTCACAAATAAAACAGAATGTAAGAACTCCATCTACTATTAAATTACAGCATTTGTCTACTACTAATTTACATGTTTCAAATTTACATGATGCATTACATAGTTCAGATAAAAATGGCTTTGCAATTGAATCTGATGAAGGTATAAATAAATTTACTACTACTGGAAACTTAATTGAACCCTTTATTGTGGCTTTTGCTTTAAAATCACTACATGTACTTAAATCTTTTCCTTTAAGAAATACTTTAGCTTCAAAGTCTGCTTTTATTTTTTCTGTTACATTACATTCATTACCTTTTTTACTACAATCATCATTATATAAATCTAAATCGGATAAATCAAAGTCGATTACTCCACCAGGACCTATAACAGGAGGGTAACATAATTCTTTTCCATTTATAGATGTCTTGATCTTGGTTATTTTAAATTTTTCTAATTTACATTTTTCACTATAGACTTTTAAACAATCTCCTGGATTGATACATCCGTCTACTTTTATGTCAAATTTTTGATCACAAACCTTAAAATCTCTTTGAGTCTTAAAAATTGCAGCATCAAATACTTTATCAACAGCTATACATTCGGTTTTGATTTTATCTACACAGTCTGATGTATGACAATCACATTTTTTGCAAGAAGATTCTTCATGTGAGTTACAATTACATTTTTCGTGAGAAGAATCTTTAGATGAACTACACTTACACTTTTTATCAGATCCCATACTAATTATTGCCTCCTTTCGAAATGAGATTTACTCAAAAAAACTAGAATCTCTATTGTAATATATGAAAATTAATTATTAATTGTTACGCACAAGACTATTTTGGAAATCATATATTTTAGTAAGAAGACATTTTTAGAGGAGCTATTAATATGAATAAAAATTTCCAAAAAGATTGGACAGTTTTAATTTATATAAATGGAAATAATGATATTGAGCCTGAGATACGACAAGCTATGTTAGCAATAAAAAATGCAGATATAAATGAAAATGCAAATGTATTAGTTCAAATTAGCAGAGAAGAATGGAATTTGGTTAAGATTATAAGACCATTAGATAATTTACCAGAGTCAGATGACAAATGGGTTGGAGTAAGACGTTATTATATTAAAGGTAGAGAATGTATATTAATTGAAGATCTTAAAAAAATAAATATGGCAGATCCTATGTGTTTATATGATTTTATAAAATGGGGAATTAAGAATTATTCTGCTAAAAATTATATGTTAATAATAGGAGGACATGGATGTGTACTAAAAGGAGCTCTTGCAGATTATAGTCAAGATAATCCTTATATGATGGGTATACCTGAGATAAATATTGCAATTGATAAAGCATGTAAGGAAGTAAATAGTAAAATAGATATCTTAGTTATAGATATGTGCTATTTTAACTTACTTGAAATAATATATGAATTTGGTAAAGATAAAGATCATTCTGTTAAAAGTATACTAACGTATATAGGAGAAGGTC is drawn from Tepidibacter hydrothermalis and contains these coding sequences:
- a CDS encoding uracil-DNA glycosylase — translated: MQILKNDWQDLLKNEFEKDYYLKLRSFLVDEYRTKTIYPDMYDIFNALHYTEYKNVKIVILGQDPYHGPNQAHGLSFSVNPNVPIPPSLRNIYKELNSDLGCYIPNNGYLKKWADQGIMLLNTVLTVRAGQANSHKNIGWEHFTDKIISLLNDREDPIVFILWGKNAQSKLKIIKNPKHFIIKSVHPSPLSAHRGFLGSKPFSEANAFLTSIEKEPIDWQIENIK
- a CDS encoding NAD-dependent epimerase/dehydratase family protein, whose protein sequence is MKNILVTGYNGFIGKNLIEALNRTKNLNILKYGKDDTEDKLKEYLEKADFIYHIAGINVCKNISEFQTGNVDLTKYMVEILKKLNKETPILITSSIQATLDKPFGISKKEAENIIIDYREETGANVYIYRLSNVFGKWSKPNYNSPVATYCNNISKDLQITMSDKNRELELVYIDDVVDKFLNHIYEASDYIYYNVNPIYRITIKELVDSIYKIRKNVESLIIPNMESDFMKKLYATYISFLNPKYFLYELKEDKSEEGKSCKFIKSKQFGQILLSTTNQRCTRGNHYHNTNTEKICVVKGRALIKLKNIDTDETIEYYLSDKKFEVIDIPVGYTHSIENLLDDELMLLIWASQIYDDKKTDTYYYDM
- a CDS encoding oligosaccharide flippase family protein; the encoded protein is MKVPNLIYSTSILFLSNFIVRIIGFLYKIFLSKQIGANGLGIFHMIFHFLMLCVCLTTTGIPVALNSLISKENKMNNKHNMNSLFISTLYMSFFISILISLIVFFNSKFIGFKLIHSNDSQMLIICILPAISLITISNILRNYYYGIKKVQIPAIGQILEQLGRVVFVVMLFSFIKNKSIYPLIALIGISVGEIVNILFIIVNLFFEPTLSNAYAITLNDFKNSINNITKMALPITFNRVFAVVIQSISSILIPSRLELSGLSHLQSMSLYGTITGMVFPFLFLPFTLTSALVVNLIPSISQEMPNKNYSLINKKIFFSIFLTSCIGFSSSLVYFFFGEKICMLIFNSKLAGIYLKAISISTFFMVLNHTLSGILHSIEKEYNATINNIIGLLVQLFCIYFLLPISSINVYGFIYGFTLSAVIIFTLHIITLYKTQRRWR
- a CDS encoding glycosyltransferase; this translates as MKVAIFTMFNGLDRTYSLVNVVGEHLQMLLDANIKTKLLVSECCPDSDRTGIYLDKRIEWAKVINTVGGEVITWYDYSQPKGEVHETFYKEVDLIAKDLVNKLSDIDVCIMHDIHFLGWHLVHNLAVRKAQQKLQNVKFIAFTHSVPFNPEPNSKWPFSARYTPMPKTIYVYPSQCGISALAKQYNVREDNCSVINNTLNLLEDMSDEVKDISKKVDLLSSDILIIYPARLTPGKRQEKLAALAGSIKKSSKKSVKVIFCDFPSMDIKSESYKNIIRELGYSFGLNSEDIVFTTDLGYPNGFPRKGVLELFTLSNLFICPSYSESFGLMVLEAASRGNLLVLNQSVPALEELGKNLNAYFMKWGARNFGFNTRETYYPSEQAYYEKHSQKIVNLINNNSIMNSKTIIRQRYNPKWVFENQLKPLLK
- a CDS encoding clostripain-related cysteine peptidase, which translates into the protein MNKNFQKDWTVLIYINGNNDIEPEIRQAMLAIKNADINENANVLVQISREEWNLVKIIRPLDNLPESDDKWVGVRRYYIKGRECILIEDLKKINMADPMCLYDFIKWGIKNYSAKNYMLIIGGHGCVLKGALADYSQDNPYMMGIPEINIAIDKACKEVNSKIDILVIDMCYFNLLEIIYEFGKDKDHSVKSILTYIGEGPIQGLPYEKMINLLEENDTEDTIKKIIDNLNYNLVAFQVDNTKFEKIKSLFNELAHCYLDNKKEELKSYELLSYLDVNQPWYSVIKDIKDSMNSIVIYSKKINNNLGLINIMTYLPSDSNQLYSYYKLSFTSDNKWAYLISDKKTIDNINLELKPIKISYQAVCELISIMNPLLSTDDKELILNNLINYKNWKLK